The genomic region TCGCTAAAGACCAAGGTTTTGAAATTGAAATCACCAACCCTGGTTTCGATGCCGCTATCAGTGCTGTTCAAGCTGGTCAAGCCGATGGTATCATTGCTGGTATGTCTGTCACAGATGCTCGTAAGGCAACTTTTGACTTCTCAGAATCATACTACACTGCTAATACTATCCTTGGTGTCAAAGAATCAAGCACCATTGCTTCCTATGAAGACTTGAAAGGGAAGACAGTTGGTGTTAAAAACGGAACTGCTTCTCAAACCTTCCTAACAGAAAATCAAAGCAAATACGGTTACAAAATTAAAACCTTTGCTGATGGTTCTTCAATGTATGACAGTTTAAATACTGGAGCCATCGATGCTGTTATGGATGATGAGCCTGTCCTCAAATATTCTATCAGCCAAGGACAAAAATTGAAAACTCCAATCGCTGGAACTCCAATCGGTGAAACAGCCTTTGCTGTTAAAAAAGGAGCAAATCCAGAATTGATTGAAATGTTCAATAACGGACTTGCAAACCTTAAAGCAAACGGTGAATTCCAAAAGATTCTTGATAAATACCTAGCTAGTGAATCATCAACTGCTTCAACAAGCACTGTTGACGAAACAACTATCTGGGGCTTGCTTCAAAACAACTACAAACAACTCCTTAGTGGTCTTGGTATCACTCTTGCTCTAGCTCTTATCTCGTTTGCTATTGCCATTGTCATCGGGATTATCTTCGGTATGTTTAGCGTTAGCCCCTACAAATCTCTTCGTGTGATCTCTGAGATTTTCGTTGACGTTATTCGTGGTATTCCATTGATGATTCTTGCAGCCTTCATCTTCTGGGGAATTCCAAACTTCATCGAGTCTATCACAGGCCAACAAAGCCCAATTAACGACTTTGTAGCTGGTACTATTGCCCTATCGCTCAATGCAGCGGCTTATATCGCTGAAATCGTTCGTGGTGGTATTCAGGCCGTTCCAGTTGGCCAAATGGAAGCCAGCCGAAGCTTGGGTATCTCTTATGGAAAAACCATGCGTAAGATTATCTTGCCACAAGCAACTAAATTGATGTTGCCAAACTTTGTTAACCAATTCGTTATCGCTCTTAAAGATACAACAATCGTATCTGCTATCGGTTTGGTTGAACTCTTCCAAACTGGTAAGATTATCATTGCCCGTAACTACCAAAGTTTCAAGATGTATGCAATCCTTGCTATCTTCTATCTTGTAATTATCACACTTTTGACTAGACTAGCGAAACGCTTAGAAAAGA from Streptococcus mitis NCTC 12261 harbors:
- a CDS encoding ABC transporter substrate-binding protein/permease encodes the protein MKKKFLAFLLILFPIFSLGIAKAETIKIVSDTAYAPFEFKDSDQTYKGIDVDIINKVAEIKGWNIQMSYPGFDAAVNAVQAGQADAIMAGMTKTKEREKVFTMSDTYYDTKVVIATTKAHKISKYDQLTGKTVGVKNGTAAQRFLETIKDKYGFTIKTFDTSDLMNNSLSAGAIDAMMDDKPVIEYAINQGQDLHIEMDGEAVGSFAFGVKKGSKYEHLVTEFNQALAEMKKDGSLDKIIKKWTASSSSAVPTTTTLAGLKAIPVKAKYIIASDSSFAPFVFQNSSNQFTGIDMELIKAIAKDQGFEIEITNPGFDAAISAVQAGQADGIIAGMSVTDARKATFDFSESYYTANTILGVKESSTIASYEDLKGKTVGVKNGTASQTFLTENQSKYGYKIKTFADGSSMYDSLNTGAIDAVMDDEPVLKYSISQGQKLKTPIAGTPIGETAFAVKKGANPELIEMFNNGLANLKANGEFQKILDKYLASESSTASTSTVDETTIWGLLQNNYKQLLSGLGITLALALISFAIAIVIGIIFGMFSVSPYKSLRVISEIFVDVIRGIPLMILAAFIFWGIPNFIESITGQQSPINDFVAGTIALSLNAAAYIAEIVRGGIQAVPVGQMEASRSLGISYGKTMRKIILPQATKLMLPNFVNQFVIALKDTTIVSAIGLVELFQTGKIIIARNYQSFKMYAILAIFYLVIITLLTRLAKRLEKRIR